One Paenibacillus sp. FSL H7-0737 DNA segment encodes these proteins:
- a CDS encoding gluconokinase yields MSRELVIGLDIGTTSVKACVFTIHGKLITEVEEMNSFHYPQQGWAEQDAIEIERSAVRAIREAVRKAKIGKNELITIGFSAAMHSLVLIDAAGIPLSPALIWADGRGSDQVHQLSESMKQQIYAQTGTPVHPMTPLIKLLWMKENGYEPYLKATYFMSIKEYLIYSWFGERMIDYSMASATGLFNPATHTWVQDLLTLVGISDKQLSKIVPPTFQFNKINPEIAEQMGIQAELPFMIGAADGQLANLGIGALLPGEVAVSVGTSGAIRQFTSHAKVSQNQETFCYSFTEDTFIIGGPTNNGGIVLQWFKDLIQDQGSFEEFLSEAERVEPGAEGLLFLPYLNGERAPLWNQQAKGNFYGVAITHKKEHFIRAVLEGITFNLYQIGRALENIAGTSSKIYVNGGLARSPLWLQMMADIFEAEIYVSENHHSAAWGAAWTALVGTGRVKSFEEIKDNIPMGLPVTPNQESSKRYKEIYCNYEKVAKTVAELF; encoded by the coding sequence ATGTCTAGAGAGCTTGTAATTGGACTTGATATCGGTACGACAAGTGTTAAAGCCTGTGTGTTTACGATTCACGGAAAATTAATTACAGAGGTTGAAGAAATGAATAGCTTCCATTATCCGCAGCAAGGCTGGGCTGAACAAGATGCAATCGAGATTGAACGCTCTGCTGTAAGGGCTATTAGAGAAGCTGTTAGAAAAGCAAAGATCGGTAAAAATGAATTGATTACTATTGGATTCTCAGCGGCCATGCATTCTCTTGTTCTAATAGACGCAGCTGGCATCCCGCTCTCCCCTGCACTCATTTGGGCGGATGGAAGAGGATCTGATCAGGTCCATCAACTGTCAGAATCGATGAAACAACAGATTTACGCGCAAACTGGGACTCCTGTCCATCCGATGACGCCTTTGATTAAGCTGTTATGGATGAAGGAGAATGGTTATGAACCCTATCTAAAAGCTACTTACTTCATGTCCATTAAGGAGTATTTAATTTACAGCTGGTTTGGGGAAAGAATGATCGATTATTCGATGGCTTCTGCAACCGGATTGTTTAACCCGGCAACTCACACATGGGTTCAGGATCTGTTAACGCTGGTTGGCATATCTGATAAACAGCTGTCTAAGATTGTTCCTCCAACTTTTCAATTCAATAAGATTAATCCGGAAATAGCAGAACAGATGGGAATTCAGGCAGAGCTTCCTTTTATGATCGGAGCAGCAGACGGACAGCTGGCTAACTTAGGGATTGGCGCTCTACTTCCAGGGGAAGTTGCTGTTTCAGTAGGGACTAGCGGAGCCATTAGACAATTCACAAGCCACGCAAAGGTTAGTCAGAATCAAGAAACGTTCTGCTATTCTTTTACCGAAGATACTTTTATTATCGGAGGGCCTACGAACAATGGTGGGATTGTCCTTCAATGGTTTAAGGATCTGATTCAAGATCAAGGAAGCTTCGAAGAATTTCTAAGTGAAGCAGAGCGTGTTGAACCTGGTGCGGAGGGACTGCTGTTCCTACCCTATTTAAATGGAGAAAGAGCACCACTGTGGAATCAACAGGCAAAAGGGAATTTCTATGGTGTGGCGATTACGCATAAGAAAGAGCATTTTATCCGTGCTGTGCTGGAAGGAATTACTTTCAATCTCTATCAAATTGGTAGGGCACTAGAGAACATTGCCGGAACCTCCTCAAAAATATATGTGAACGGCGGCTTGGCCAGATCTCCACTTTGGCTGCAGATGATGGCTGATATTTTTGAAGCTGAGATTTATGTTTCAGAGAATCATCACAGTGCTGCGTGGGGCGCTGCTTGGACGGCATTGGTGGGCACGGGTCGCGTGAAGTCTTTTGAAGAAATCAAAGATAATATTCCGATGGGACTGCCTGTCACCCCCAATCAGGAAAGCAGCAAGCGATATAAAGAAATTTATTGTAACTATGAAAAAGTAGCAAAAACCGTAGCTGAATTATTCTGA
- the larE gene encoding ATP-dependent sacrificial sulfur transferase LarE has translation MLTDKYNKLQSILREMKSVVVAFSGGVDSTFLLKVAVDTLGPDHVLAVTADSETYPSSELEEAKELAALIGVTHQVIETSELAIPGYAENSKNRCYFCKSSLFDHLIPVLEEKSFKNIIYGVIADDMNEHRPGMQAAKERGVRGPLLEAELFKTEIRELSKSFNLPTWEKPSFACLSSRIAYGERITNEKLQKVEKAEAYLKSLKIRQVRVRTHQDIARIEVEPLDMEIVLAHHHLIVQELQSYGYKYVTLDLLGYRSGSMNKALSIS, from the coding sequence GTGCTTACAGATAAATATAACAAATTACAATCCATCCTTCGTGAAATGAAATCAGTAGTGGTTGCATTCTCTGGTGGGGTTGATAGCACCTTCTTATTAAAAGTGGCTGTTGATACTTTGGGTCCTGATCATGTACTCGCGGTAACCGCGGATTCAGAAACCTATCCATCAAGTGAACTGGAGGAGGCAAAAGAGCTCGCTGCACTTATAGGTGTTACACATCAGGTAATTGAAACCTCTGAACTCGCAATTCCGGGGTATGCAGAGAACAGTAAAAACCGCTGTTATTTTTGCAAAAGCAGCTTATTCGATCACTTAATCCCTGTACTCGAGGAAAAGAGCTTTAAGAATATCATCTATGGTGTTATTGCAGATGATATGAACGAACATCGTCCAGGGATGCAAGCCGCTAAAGAGAGAGGCGTCCGTGGTCCTCTACTTGAGGCTGAACTGTTCAAAACAGAAATAAGAGAGCTTTCGAAATCATTTAATTTGCCTACATGGGAAAAACCATCGTTCGCCTGTCTGTCTTCAAGAATCGCCTATGGGGAGCGTATTACGAATGAAAAACTGCAGAAGGTAGAAAAAGCCGAGGCTTATTTAAAATCGCTGAAAATACGTCAAGTACGAGTTCGAACCCATCAGGATATTGCAAGAATTGAAGTGGAACCCTTAGATATGGAGATTGTTTTAGCACATCATCATCTTATCGTGCAAGAGCTTCAGAGTTACGGCTATAAATACGTTACGTTGGATCTGTTAGGATATCGGAGCGGCAGTATGAATAAAGCTCTTTCTATATCGTAA